AGATTTGCGGCAGGTAATCGGACTGGTACACCCGCAGATTATGCTTGGCTCGCTGCACCGTCAGATCGGCCATCCGCAAGTCCGTTCGATTCCGATAGGCTTCCTCGACCAGCGCGTCCACGTCGAACTCAAAGGGCGATACCTGCTCGGTTTCTTCGAGTGGGAAATCGCTGACAAGATCAATACCAAGCAGCTGATTCAACGCTTCCTTCTGGGCCTGCAAGTCCCGCCGCGCCGAGGTAACGGCGTTTTCCGCGCTCCCCAGTTGGATTTGCGCTTGCAGAACGTCGAGCTCCGTCACCGATCCCACCGCGAACCGCGCCTGCGCCAGATCATAGGCGTCCTGTCGCTGATCGCGCAGCTTGATATTCAAATCCAGGAGTTTCTCTTGGGTGAGAACCAGCACCACCTGCTGGGCAATCTGACGAGACAACGACTTCCGCGCATTTTCTACGCTTTGATCGTTGATGTTCTCCTGAACCTTCGCCATGCGATACAGAAAATAGCGTCGCCCGCCCTCGAAGACCGATTCGTTCAGAGACAGGTAAAGCTGCGACGAACGCGAGTCCCCTTCCGGCACGTCCAGCGTATAGGACGAGGAAACCAGTCGCGGATTCGAGAGCGATCCATCGGTTCCGGTGTCCTGCCAGATCACCGCGTAGTCCGTGAACGTGCGCGGATAGCTGGAGACACTCCCGTCCGGATTGGTAAACGTCGGATTGCGGTAGTGCGTTTGCGAGAAACTCATCCCCACCGATACACTGGGCAGGAAGTTTCCCACCGCGTTCAGCTTCCCGATCCGGTTCAGCCTCGTGTCGCTGCTGGTCTGCCGAAACGAAGGATTGTACTCG
This sequence is a window from bacterium. Protein-coding genes within it:
- a CDS encoding TolC family protein produces the protein MKLRLLTVGLLLVSLAQAEPEFPTIRSSVPLSLDSLISLAFEYNPSFRQTSSDTRLNRIGKLNAVGNFLPSVSVGMSFSQTHYRNPTFTNPDGSVSSYPRTFTDYAVIWQDTGTDGSLSNPRLVSSSYTLDVPEGDSRSSQLYLSLNESVFEGGRRYFLYRMAKVQENINDQSVENARKSLSRQIAQQVVLVLTQEKLLDLNIKLRDQRQDAYDLAQARFAVGSVTELDVLQAQIQLGSAENAVTSARRDLQAQKEALNQLLGIDLVSDFPLEETEQVSPFEFDVDALVEEAYRNRTDLRMADLTVQRAKHNLRVYQSDYLPQISLGAQWSRSEQSGKKETWTLDPRNENSYYSLNIRWTLFDGFTREYNTASRRIERDKAIESKRALRLQVEKEVRDAYYNLENVFNQLGITSRNRELAQRQLNLERERYRLGATSQLGLRDAQVTYAQAETEHLQKTLEYQSSLIALDLAVGKALR